The Picrophilus oshimae DSM 9789 genome includes a window with the following:
- a CDS encoding winged helix-turn-helix transcriptional regulator, which yields MINEKMKCPLSSAIKDIGGEWDIIIIRFLLEKDMRFNELLKSINGISSKTLSGALKRLSNANIVSRNVVSTQPFSVIYSLTDKGRDLKNVIENLESWEKKWD from the coding sequence ATGATCAATGAGAAAATGAAATGTCCACTGTCATCAGCAATAAAGGATATCGGCGGTGAGTGGGATATTATAATAATAAGGTTTCTCCTGGAAAAGGACATGAGATTCAACGAGCTTTTAAAATCAATAAATGGAATAAGCTCTAAAACGCTGTCAGGTGCATTGAAGAGGCTATCAAATGCAAACATAGTATCAAGGAATGTTGTATCAACGCAACCGTTCTCGGTTATATACTCACTTACAGACAAGGGAAGGGATCTTAAAAATGTTATAGAGAACCTTGAATCCTGGGAGAAAAAATGGGATTAA
- a CDS encoding alcohol dehydrogenase catalytic domain-containing protein, translated as MKAAFLKKLNSELEIDDIEEPEPGDDEVVIEQRYTGICYRDILTMQGFQPRVNIPVIPGHEISGRIIKKGKNVESFNINERVSSLIYIPCGKCEFCLSGNENLCVNKRIFGESVNGAYRKYINVNMNSLVHVPDNIPEESSVIAACVTGMIIHALRIGNISEKKTVLITGAGGGVGMHAIEIAKTYGATVIAETTSEWKKKAIYEAGADYVVSGSYSKDVKNYGGADIVLEIVGKDTFNESLRSLKTGGSLVLIGNVRPASAEMPIGLIIMKGNKIIGSLSSTRKDVSEALQLSSEKRISPRIFDKVSLNDVNRAFDDMINKRNNGRILIDLNK; from the coding sequence ATGAAGGCAGCATTTTTGAAAAAACTGAACTCAGAGCTTGAAATAGATGATATAGAGGAGCCAGAGCCAGGCGATGATGAGGTTGTCATAGAACAGAGATATACTGGAATATGCTACAGGGACATATTAACAATGCAGGGCTTCCAGCCCAGGGTTAATATACCTGTTATACCAGGTCACGAGATATCAGGAAGAATTATAAAAAAGGGAAAAAACGTTGAGTCATTTAATATCAATGAAAGGGTTTCAAGCCTGATATACATACCATGTGGAAAATGTGAATTCTGCCTTTCCGGAAATGAAAACCTTTGCGTAAACAAAAGGATCTTCGGTGAGTCCGTAAACGGCGCATACAGGAAATATATAAACGTAAATATGAATTCATTGGTCCACGTACCTGACAACATTCCTGAGGAAAGCTCCGTAATAGCGGCCTGCGTAACAGGCATGATAATACATGCACTCAGGATTGGGAATATATCAGAGAAAAAAACAGTTTTAATAACAGGCGCCGGCGGGGGCGTTGGCATGCACGCTATTGAAATAGCAAAAACCTATGGTGCCACGGTCATAGCTGAAACAACTTCTGAATGGAAGAAGAAGGCCATCTATGAAGCAGGTGCTGATTACGTTGTTTCAGGCAGTTATTCAAAAGACGTAAAAAATTACGGCGGTGCCGACATTGTACTTGAAATCGTTGGAAAGGATACATTTAATGAATCCTTAAGGTCCTTAAAGACCGGCGGCTCACTGGTATTAATAGGAAATGTGAGGCCGGCAAGTGCAGAGATGCCAATAGGTTTAATCATAATGAAGGGAAATAAAATTATAGGAAGCCTGAGCTCAACAAGAAAAGACGTCTCAGAGGCGCTTCAGCTATCATCTGAAAAAAGGATAAGTCCAAGAATCTTCGATAAGGTCTCTTTAAATGATGTTAACAGGGCATTTGATGATATGATAAATAAAAGGAACAACGGCAGGATTTTAATAGATTTAAATAAATAG
- a CDS encoding aldo/keto reductase, with translation MKYIRFGNSGLKVSEIALGTWHLPSSNDVDSFNINKVDEPAALNIIKSAVDSGINFFDTANIYHGVMQNPDVYHTGNSERILGRALIGYDRESLVISTKIMGRMANHPNGMGLSRKYIRWQVNESLKRLKTDYIDILHMHMPDITTPIEETIDTLSSLVYQGYIYYAGESHFHPQDIIYILKYSRDVHLQMISMQEPYNLIDRYIEKDKIDIARVYGLGIMAYMPLAHGFLSGRYIKEVPPMSRSDNLSVYINNDNIKILNEINEIARSLDASLAQISISYILKKSEIMNIPIVPVIGVTRVEQLNELVESLNIKIPEDYIKMLDDLSIQFKNKYIEDYKRIIKYNIN, from the coding sequence ATGAAATACATACGTTTTGGCAACTCTGGATTAAAAGTTTCAGAGATAGCACTTGGCACCTGGCATCTTCCAAGCTCAAATGATGTTGATTCCTTTAATATAAACAAGGTCGATGAACCGGCGGCATTAAACATAATAAAAAGTGCCGTTGATTCCGGAATAAACTTCTTTGATACAGCCAATATTTACCACGGTGTAATGCAGAATCCAGATGTTTATCACACAGGCAACTCCGAGAGAATCCTTGGAAGAGCATTAATAGGATATGACAGGGAAAGCCTGGTAATATCAACAAAGATCATGGGCAGAATGGCAAATCATCCAAATGGCATGGGCCTTTCAAGAAAATACATAAGATGGCAGGTAAACGAATCATTAAAAAGGTTGAAAACGGATTATATAGATATACTGCACATGCACATGCCAGACATAACAACACCAATTGAGGAAACTATCGATACACTATCATCACTTGTATATCAGGGGTATATATATTATGCAGGAGAGAGCCATTTTCATCCACAGGATATAATTTACATTCTAAAGTATTCAAGGGATGTTCATTTGCAGATGATATCAATGCAGGAGCCCTACAATTTAATAGATAGATACATAGAAAAGGATAAGATTGATATAGCAAGGGTCTATGGCCTTGGCATAATGGCATACATGCCGCTGGCACATGGCTTTTTATCAGGAAGGTACATAAAAGAGGTGCCGCCAATGTCAAGGAGCGATAACCTATCAGTTTATATAAATAATGATAATATAAAAATACTTAATGAGATAAACGAAATAGCAAGAAGTCTTGATGCAAGTCTGGCACAGATCTCGATATCATATATATTAAAAAAGAGCGAGATCATGAACATACCAATTGTTCCGGTTATTGGTGTGACCAGGGTTGAACAGCTTAATGAGCTTGTTGAATCATTAAATATAAAAATACCTGAAGATTATATTAAAATGCTAGATGATCTATCCATACAGTTTAAAAATAAATACATTGAGGATTACAAAAGGATAATAAAGTATAATATCAATTAA
- a CDS encoding carbon-nitrogen hydrolase family protein, with translation MIIKGIQAQRMNYKDAVKYLNDLCFDSDITLMPEKWITERLNNENIENIINILIEKSRNKTIVPGSFSFIDEKLFNRSYIISDGALIGYQDKINLYMGESIYYNPGNKINVFETMHGKIGIAICYDLDFPYYAKILIKKGASLILNPSLIRYEFHNEWHLYVESRSLENRIPVISVNSVSDDFKGDSIAAVPYKYKYGVKIKTFCEKNRDLIIDLKDILYDEIKKRINEDNGIYDFIPP, from the coding sequence ATGATTATAAAAGGTATCCAGGCTCAAAGGATGAACTATAAAGATGCTGTTAAATATCTCAATGATCTTTGTTTTGATTCAGATATAACATTAATGCCTGAAAAATGGATAACAGAAAGATTAAACAATGAAAATATTGAAAATATTATAAATATATTGATTGAAAAATCAAGGAATAAAACAATAGTCCCGGGATCATTCTCATTCATCGATGAAAAACTTTTCAACCGTTCATATATAATATCAGATGGTGCCTTAATTGGATATCAGGATAAGATAAATTTGTACATGGGAGAATCCATTTATTATAATCCAGGTAACAAAATAAATGTTTTTGAAACAATGCATGGAAAAATTGGCATAGCAATATGCTATGATCTGGATTTTCCATACTATGCAAAGATTCTTATAAAAAAAGGTGCGTCATTGATATTAAATCCCTCTTTAATAAGGTACGAGTTTCACAATGAATGGCATCTCTATGTTGAATCAAGGTCCCTGGAGAATAGAATACCTGTAATCTCTGTAAATTCTGTTTCAGATGATTTTAAAGGTGATTCAATTGCAGCTGTACCATATAAATATAAATACGGTGTAAAAATAAAAACATTCTGTGAAAAAAATAGGGATTTAATAATAGATTTAAAAGATATATTATACGATGAAATAAAAAAGAGAATTAATGAGGACAATGGTATTTACGATTTTATTCCTCCTTGA
- a CDS encoding Y-family DNA polymerase, with the protein MIMLIDFDYFFAQVEEINDPSLKGKPVVVSVYSGRNERSGAVATSNYEARALGIKSGMPLYRALEIGKNRAVFLPIRKDFYQKYSDKIMDIISEYSEKMEIASIDEAYIDIDGNDCKIGIANEIKNRILNETGIKVSIGIGINKVIAKMAAEMAKPNGIKCISADETEKFLNDIKINDIPGIGKVLSKNLNEIGIEYLRDIKNFDVNKIKSILGESKTNYLYELYENKYFSPVEPRVKKNFGRYLTLPENTRDIDKIVPYLKKSIDAAYEKAPGIPQEISVVAIMEDLDIVSRSYTGNAIKRDNSINIALNLLNKIISEDNRNIRRIGVRLSKISKNNTLDDFF; encoded by the coding sequence ATGATAATGCTTATAGACTTTGATTATTTCTTTGCACAGGTTGAGGAGATAAATGATCCATCACTAAAGGGAAAACCTGTCGTTGTATCCGTTTATTCTGGCAGAAATGAGAGAAGCGGCGCTGTTGCAACATCAAACTACGAGGCCAGGGCCCTTGGCATAAAATCAGGAATGCCACTTTACAGGGCACTTGAAATAGGAAAAAACCGTGCAGTTTTTTTACCGATAAGAAAGGATTTTTATCAAAAGTACTCTGATAAAATAATGGATATAATATCAGAATACTCTGAAAAAATGGAGATAGCAAGTATAGATGAGGCATATATAGATATTGATGGAAACGACTGTAAAATTGGCATTGCAAATGAAATAAAAAACAGGATATTAAATGAAACCGGAATAAAGGTCAGCATAGGAATAGGTATAAACAAGGTAATAGCAAAGATGGCCGCAGAGATGGCAAAGCCAAATGGCATAAAATGCATATCAGCTGATGAAACAGAGAAATTTTTAAATGACATAAAGATAAATGATATACCTGGAATCGGAAAGGTTCTTTCTAAGAATTTAAATGAGATTGGCATCGAGTATTTAAGGGATATAAAGAATTTTGATGTAAATAAGATAAAATCCATACTTGGTGAATCAAAGACAAATTATCTTTACGAATTGTATGAGAATAAATATTTTAGCCCTGTTGAGCCAAGGGTAAAAAAGAACTTTGGAAGATATTTAACACTGCCAGAGAACACAAGGGACATTGATAAGATAGTTCCATATCTTAAAAAGAGCATTGATGCAGCATATGAAAAGGCACCTGGAATACCACAGGAAATAAGCGTTGTTGCAATAATGGAGGATCTTGACATTGTATCAAGATCATACACAGGAAATGCAATAAAGAGGGATAATTCAATAAATATAGCATTGAACCTTTTAAATAAAATAATCTCAGAGGATAATAGAAACATAAGAAGGATAGGCGTAAGATTAAGCAAGATCTCAAAAAATAATACATTAGATGATTTCTTCTAA
- a CDS encoding chloride channel protein has product MRRISFKLSSLPYFEKWFIMGLIIGIISGLGATIFYFSIRFFEYIFLARIVGTNLPRPLGENGSLIYHFYALRFYLIPVVLIAGAAISSFIVQRFAPEAEGHGTDSAIRSFHYNYGKIRRRIPVVKTIASAITIGSGGSAGREGPTAQIAAGLGSFIADLLGLTPRDRRIAVAVGIGSGIGTIFKAPIGGAVLGAEILYRRDMETEVLFPSIVAASVGYSIFASIVGFEPIFGYYLLPFNPLRLPFYATLGLITGLFAIFYVRFFYGTRDFFKRLNLSPYYKPIIGAAFTGIIALFFPEVLSTGYGWVQLLEYGRFNEFVYYGMPLVIFLVFLPFMKVFATSFTVASGGSGGVFAPGIFIGASLGALLGYLVHLGFPYIAPNIAPFVIIGMLSFFGAAGKVPLSVILMVVEMTGSLQLLPGAMLAVAISYIVSGTKYSIYESQVLTRRDSPANMGEFSSPLLKNIIIKDLNIEKIYVEPYDEIYSARELMNYYELYSLPVVQNQKFLGTVYVTDLENARYGPVNDYYVPATSFIRPESNAEAAWELMMKNRTTWCPVVKDGNFIGIVRLKTILDVYKKYLEENPEINKDY; this is encoded by the coding sequence ATGCGAAGAATTAGCTTTAAACTATCATCACTGCCATATTTCGAGAAATGGTTTATCATGGGACTAATCATAGGCATTATATCAGGTCTCGGTGCTACTATCTTTTATTTTTCAATAAGATTTTTCGAATACATATTTCTTGCAAGGATTGTTGGAACAAACCTTCCCAGACCGCTCGGTGAAAATGGCTCACTCATCTATCATTTTTATGCACTTAGATTCTATTTAATACCGGTCGTTTTAATTGCTGGTGCCGCAATATCAAGCTTCATTGTCCAAAGGTTTGCGCCTGAGGCCGAGGGTCATGGAACGGATAGTGCAATAAGATCTTTTCACTACAACTATGGAAAGATAAGAAGAAGAATACCTGTTGTTAAAACAATAGCCTCTGCAATAACGATAGGCTCGGGTGGCTCTGCAGGCCGTGAGGGGCCAACAGCCCAGATAGCAGCAGGCCTTGGCTCATTTATAGCAGATCTTCTTGGGCTAACACCAAGGGATAGAAGAATAGCAGTTGCTGTTGGCATAGGCTCTGGCATAGGTACAATATTTAAGGCACCAATAGGTGGTGCTGTTCTCGGAGCCGAGATATTGTACAGAAGGGATATGGAAACCGAGGTTTTATTTCCTTCAATAGTGGCTGCATCAGTAGGCTATTCAATATTTGCCTCAATTGTCGGCTTTGAGCCAATTTTTGGTTATTATCTTTTACCATTCAATCCACTGCGTTTGCCGTTCTATGCAACCCTTGGTTTAATAACAGGTCTTTTTGCAATTTTCTACGTAAGGTTTTTCTACGGCACAAGGGATTTTTTTAAAAGGTTAAATTTATCACCGTATTACAAACCGATAATAGGTGCTGCATTTACCGGAATTATTGCACTGTTTTTCCCGGAGGTTCTGAGCACAGGATATGGCTGGGTTCAGCTCCTTGAATACGGCAGGTTCAATGAATTTGTTTATTATGGCATGCCGCTGGTAATATTTTTGGTTTTCCTTCCATTTATGAAGGTATTTGCAACATCATTTACTGTAGCCAGCGGTGGCTCAGGCGGTGTCTTTGCGCCTGGCATATTCATAGGTGCATCACTTGGTGCGCTTCTTGGTTATCTAGTTCATCTTGGCTTTCCATACATAGCACCAAACATTGCACCATTTGTTATCATTGGAATGCTTTCTTTTTTTGGTGCTGCCGGAAAGGTGCCGCTTTCTGTTATTTTAATGGTCGTTGAAATGACCGGTAGCCTTCAATTACTCCCTGGTGCCATGCTTGCAGTTGCAATATCATATATTGTTTCAGGTACAAAATACAGCATATATGAATCACAGGTACTTACAAGAAGGGATTCACCTGCAAACATGGGTGAATTCTCATCCCCACTGCTTAAAAATATAATTATTAAGGATCTAAACATAGAAAAGATATACGTTGAACCATACGATGAAATATATTCCGCAAGGGAACTAATGAACTATTATGAACTTTACTCGCTGCCTGTTGTCCAGAACCAGAAATTTTTGGGAACGGTCTATGTAACAGATCTTGAAAATGCAAGGTACGGCCCGGTTAACGATTACTATGTACCGGCAACATCATTTATAAGGCCTGAAAGCAATGCCGAGGCAGCATGGGAGCTTATGATGAAGAACAGAACAACCTGGTGTCCCGTTGTCAAGGATGGTAATTTTATAGGCATAGTAAGATTAAAAACAATTCTTGATGTTTACAAAAAATACCTTGAGGAAAACCCGGAGATTAATAAAGATTATTAA
- a CDS encoding stage II sporulation protein M gives MKVTAGKLFIIFFVLEIAIYLGVSSIPYNNPGLYNAFKLEQSSIVSQPFITMWLSIFPHNLLIATIEFIVPVIGVIFFVYSITETSLVLAAEGTVHYHVSGLFLAISLFLLPDTWLEIPSYAIASAMNIYIIYYLITLRKRNYSTKRLFTRLIEMYLFIVLELAIAGAVETWTITMELANYPLNYILERVWPVSIPAFLLLIFLFRYINREDRKNNIRDMDYSNEY, from the coding sequence ATGAAGGTTACTGCAGGCAAGCTCTTTATAATATTCTTCGTACTTGAAATAGCCATCTATCTTGGTGTTTCCTCAATACCTTATAACAATCCCGGACTTTACAATGCATTCAAGCTTGAGCAGAGCTCAATTGTTTCCCAGCCATTTATAACGATGTGGCTTTCTATTTTTCCACACAATCTATTAATAGCAACAATAGAATTTATAGTTCCTGTTATCGGTGTAATATTCTTTGTTTATTCAATAACAGAGACATCACTGGTTCTTGCAGCCGAGGGTACCGTGCATTACCATGTATCAGGACTATTCCTGGCGATATCATTATTTTTATTACCTGATACCTGGCTCGAGATACCAAGCTATGCAATAGCATCTGCCATGAATATTTATATAATATATTATCTAATAACGCTAAGAAAAAGGAATTACAGCACAAAAAGGCTATTCACAAGGTTAATAGAGATGTACCTTTTTATTGTGCTGGAGCTTGCCATTGCAGGTGCAGTTGAAACATGGACGATAACCATGGAGCTGGCAAACTACCCATTGAACTATATACTGGAGCGTGTCTGGCCTGTTTCAATACCGGCATTCTTACTTTTAATATTCCTGTTCAGATACATAAACAGGGAAGACAGGAAGAACAACATCCGGGATATGGATTATTCAAATGAATACTAA
- a CDS encoding aldo/keto reductase, which produces MDYTRLGNSGTIVSRLCIGTWHLPGNGSFNNGIENVDEAAFSRIFKKAYDNGINFFDTSNIYHGRVEHNEDCIKCTGNSERILGNIIKEYERESLVIATKVRGPMAGFPNGEGLSRKHIMWQIRESLKRLKTDYIDLYQIHWSDNNTPHNETMKTLSHLVDLDLVRYIGSSNVSASDVTDFMNIAEKNNYEKFITMQEPYNILNRSIEESKFDVARSMGLGILAYEPLEQGILSGKYMKSSTGRISYYKDLSRRIDETSEMVIRLSEIARKLDVTMAQLAIAWILKRSEEASINIIPILGVTNENYLDENLEALNININNTYMKMIDEL; this is translated from the coding sequence ATGGATTATACAAGACTTGGTAATTCAGGAACTATTGTATCAAGGTTATGTATAGGTACATGGCATCTGCCAGGAAATGGATCATTTAACAACGGCATAGAAAATGTTGATGAGGCTGCATTTTCAAGGATATTCAAAAAGGCATATGATAATGGTATAAACTTCTTTGATACATCAAATATATACCATGGAAGGGTGGAGCATAACGAGGACTGCATAAAATGCACCGGAAACTCGGAAAGAATACTTGGCAACATTATAAAGGAATATGAGCGCGAAAGCCTTGTAATAGCCACAAAGGTCAGGGGCCCCATGGCAGGGTTTCCAAACGGTGAGGGTTTATCAAGGAAGCATATAATGTGGCAGATAAGAGAATCATTAAAAAGGTTAAAAACCGATTATATTGATTTATACCAGATACACTGGAGCGATAATAATACGCCACATAATGAAACAATGAAAACATTGAGTCATCTTGTTGATCTTGATCTTGTTAGATACATAGGATCAAGCAATGTCTCTGCATCAGATGTAACTGATTTTATGAACATAGCGGAGAAAAATAATTATGAAAAATTTATAACAATGCAGGAGCCTTACAATATATTGAACAGATCAATAGAGGAGTCAAAATTCGATGTTGCAAGGTCAATGGGGCTTGGAATACTTGCATATGAACCATTGGAACAGGGAATATTATCAGGAAAGTACATGAAATCGAGTACTGGTAGGATAAGCTATTACAAGGATTTATCAAGAAGGATAGATGAAACCTCTGAAATGGTCATAAGGCTCAGTGAAATAGCAAGAAAACTTGATGTTACCATGGCACAGCTTGCAATAGCCTGGATATTAAAAAGGTCTGAGGAGGCATCTATAAATATAATACCAATACTTGGAGTAACAAATGAAAATTACCTTGATGAAAATCTTGAGGCGCTTAACATAAATATAAATAATACATACATGAAGATGATCGATGAATTATAA
- a CDS encoding DUF302 domain-containing protein: MYAYEKVVDSGADQLFSRIYKKLKDENWVVVSYIDISEMMKKQYNITMEPYYIMDVCYPPAARELLDDNYDIGAFIPCKVILAQRDKKTKVIIPRPSILSREFLNSSGKIAEKYEDIIINLVDAEIK; this comes from the coding sequence ATGTACGCATATGAAAAGGTTGTTGATTCAGGGGCAGATCAGCTTTTCTCAAGGATATATAAAAAATTAAAGGATGAGAACTGGGTGGTTGTTTCCTATATTGATATATCAGAGATGATGAAGAAGCAGTATAATATTACAATGGAGCCTTACTATATAATGGATGTGTGCTACCCTCCCGCCGCCAGGGAGCTGCTTGATGATAACTACGACATAGGCGCCTTTATACCATGCAAGGTAATACTTGCCCAGAGGGACAAAAAAACAAAGGTTATAATTCCAAGGCCATCTATATTAAGCAGGGAGTTTTTGAATTCCAGTGGAAAGATAGCAGAAAAGTACGAGGACATTATAATAAATCTTGTTGATGCGGAAATAAAATAA
- a CDS encoding PINc/VapC family ATPase codes for MEYVPDTSVIVDGRFTSFISDKAGSRVILAEAMLAEVEHQANEGRSIGFAALEELKNLRKLADDGIIYIDIYGNRPQDWQIRRAKSGEIDNIIRNIALENDAVLVTGDNIQRDIAMIKGIKVEYLNAIEKNTRNIEEFFGENTTSVHLKANMKPVVKNGYPGRNVLEELDEIVSYDELENIASNIVKRGKLEDESFIEMDMYGATVIQLKNIRIVITRPPFSDSLEITAVRPIKKLDIDDYNLDKRLIERLENKASGILVSGAPGAGKSTFVTALAEFYAGKGKIVKTMEKPRDLQVSNKITQYTSLEGDMEKTGDILLLVREDYTVFDEMRVTSDFKVYSDLRLAGVGMIGVVHATKALDAIQRFIGRVELGLIPQIVDTVIYIENGGISQVLTTEYTVKIPAGMKQEDLARPVIIVKDFLSNKPVSEIYSFGNEIVVVPVAQEISGNAIYDLASRKIEDEVKRFLNTDKVLVRIDDDTRATVSVPETKIPRLIGKKGENISNLEKQLNIKLDVEPLKEDLNEKQEAIIEIKNKTLYIDVGIKNKPVRLYVDGIMIMRARTSAKGMVRIKINSDTGSSLYKYIKDGKKIEYMVEE; via the coding sequence GTGGAATACGTACCTGATACCTCTGTAATAGTTGATGGAAGATTCACATCGTTTATATCGGACAAGGCCGGTTCAAGGGTAATACTCGCAGAGGCCATGCTTGCCGAGGTAGAGCACCAGGCAAATGAGGGGAGATCCATTGGATTCGCGGCCCTTGAGGAATTAAAAAATCTCAGAAAGCTTGCAGATGATGGAATAATATACATAGATATCTATGGAAACAGGCCCCAGGACTGGCAGATACGCAGGGCCAAGAGCGGTGAGATCGACAATATTATAAGAAACATAGCACTGGAAAACGATGCAGTGCTTGTTACAGGAGATAACATACAGAGAGACATAGCAATGATAAAGGGCATAAAGGTTGAGTATCTAAACGCCATTGAAAAGAACACAAGAAACATTGAGGAATTCTTTGGTGAAAATACAACGTCTGTTCATTTAAAGGCAAACATGAAACCTGTGGTAAAGAACGGTTACCCCGGCAGGAACGTCCTGGAGGAGCTCGATGAAATAGTAAGCTATGATGAGCTTGAGAACATAGCAAGCAATATTGTAAAGCGCGGAAAGCTTGAGGATGAATCATTTATTGAAATGGACATGTATGGTGCCACGGTCATACAGCTAAAAAATATAAGAATCGTAATAACCAGACCGCCCTTCTCTGACAGCCTGGAAATAACAGCCGTCAGGCCAATAAAAAAGCTGGACATAGATGATTACAATCTTGATAAGAGATTAATAGAAAGACTTGAAAATAAAGCCTCCGGAATACTCGTTTCTGGTGCCCCTGGTGCCGGAAAGAGCACCTTTGTAACTGCACTGGCAGAGTTCTACGCTGGAAAGGGAAAAATTGTAAAGACCATGGAAAAGCCAAGGGATCTGCAGGTATCAAATAAAATCACGCAGTACACAAGCCTGGAGGGTGACATGGAAAAAACCGGAGACATATTGCTTCTTGTAAGGGAGGATTACACGGTATTCGATGAGATGCGTGTAACCAGCGACTTTAAGGTTTATTCGGATCTTAGACTCGCAGGCGTTGGTATGATTGGTGTTGTTCATGCAACAAAGGCCCTTGATGCAATACAGAGGTTTATAGGCCGTGTTGAGCTTGGCCTTATACCACAGATTGTTGACACCGTAATTTATATAGAAAATGGTGGCATATCACAGGTTTTGACAACAGAGTACACTGTTAAGATACCGGCAGGTATGAAGCAGGAGGATCTTGCCAGACCGGTTATAATAGTAAAGGATTTCCTGTCAAACAAACCTGTTAGCGAGATATATTCCTTTGGAAATGAGATCGTTGTTGTTCCTGTTGCCCAGGAGATATCAGGAAATGCAATATATGATCTTGCGTCACGTAAAATAGAGGATGAGGTTAAAAGATTTTTAAATACAGATAAGGTTCTTGTTAGAATAGATGATGACACCAGGGCAACTGTAAGCGTTCCTGAAACAAAGATACCAAGGCTTATAGGCAAAAAGGGAGAGAACATATCAAATCTGGAAAAGCAGCTTAACATAAAGCTTGACGTTGAACCATTAAAGGAAGATTTAAACGAAAAGCAGGAGGCAATTATAGAAATAAAAAATAAAACACTGTACATAGACGTTGGAATAAAAAACAAGCCTGTTAGATTATACGTTGATGGTATAATGATAATGCGCGCAAGGACATCAGCAAAGGGCATGGTTAGAATAAAAATAAACAGCGATACAGGTTCATCGTTATATAAATACATAAAGGATGGTAAAAAGATAGAATACATGGTTGAAGAATAA